Genomic DNA from Nitrosospira lacus:
TAATGCTGCCGCTATCCCTGTCCTATGATCATCGCGTAATCGATGGGGCAACCGCCGCGCGCTTTACTTCACATCTGGTCGAGGTCCTCGCCGATATGCGCCGGGTATTATTATGAGAAAAGGCTCGCCGCAAGAAATCTCAACCCACATACCGCTAAACCAGGAATGAGCGATCAATTGCCGGATTCAGGTTTAAAGGGAACCGTTTCCGCACTCTGGCATTCCGAGTCTGTTCAGGCAATAGAATCCGGGGTTCCGCTCGTTGGTATTTTTGGTGGCACCTTCGATCCCATTCATAATGGCCACCTGCGTGTGGCTGAAGAAATTGCCGAAACCATTGGCCTGAGAGAACTGCGCTTTGTCCCCGCCGGCATTCCGCGGTTGCGCCATGCTCCCGCTGCATCGCTTCAGCACCGCGCGGCGATCGTGGGTCTAGCGATTCGGGGCAATTCCAGATTTGTCCTGGACGAGCGCGAAGTCCGCCGTCATGGAGTGAGTTATAGCGTGGAGTCGCTGCGCGAACTTAGACGGGAGATGGGAGAGTGCGTCATACTATGTTTCATCATAGGGGCGGATGCGTTCATGAAACTTGCCGACTGGCATAGCTGGCGTGAATTATTCGGATTATGCCATTTCATCATAGTGGCTCGCCCAGGATATGCGTTAGCATCGAATCGTTACGCCTTGCCGCAAGAATTGGAAGATGAGTGCGCGCAACGCTGGGCATCCAGTGCGGATAGTCTCAAATATACACCCAGTGGATTGGTTTTCATCGCACCGACGACTTTACTCGATATTTCCGCAACTTCCATTCGAGCCCATATTGCCGCCGGGAAAAGCGTCCGTTATCTGATGCCCGATGCGGCTATCGATTATATTGCAGCAAATCACTTGTACTCAGGAGGAGGATGACACCTGCTAAACTGGTAAAAACGGTTGTGGCCGCGCTGGAAGAAATAAAGGCACATGATATCGAAGTTCTGGATGTGACAAAGATTACCACTTTGTTCGACCGCATGATTATTGCAAGCGGGGATTCCACTCGTCACACCAAGGCTATTGCGAACAATGTGGTGGAAAAAGTCAAAGCCGGCGGTGGGATGGTTTATGGCGTAGAGGGTGAGCAAGCCGGAGAATGGGTGCTGGTGGACTTGGGGGATATGCTGGTACACATCATGCAAGCGACAGTGCGTGCCCACTACAATCTGGAAGAATTGTGGGCAGAAGCGAAAAAGAAGAAGATAAGCAAAGCAACTGCCGGTGCAGGCGAAAGCAAGGATCTTCTCAAGCCTCTCGTTGCCAAGTCATCGACTGTCAAGCCCCGCAAAGCCTCCATCAAGTCGGTCTCGCCGGTCAGGAAAAAATCTCCCAACCCCGGGGGCGCCAGCTAAATCCGAGTACTTCGTATGAAATTTCTTGTTTGTGCGGTGGGTCACAAAATGCCGCAATGGATTGCGGCCGGTTTTGAGGAATACCGCAGGCGCATGCCACATGAGGCTGGCATTGAATTGCTGGAAATCAAGCCGGAAAAACGTAGCGGCAAGAAGACGGAGCAGTTGCTGGCTGCCGAGGCTGCTCGCATCCTGGCGGCGCTACCGCCCAGGTGCCGAATGGTGGTGATGGATGAACGTGGTAAACAATTGACTACCACCAAGCTGGCTGATTCCGTTACGGAATGGATGAGAAATGGCGGGGATACCGCCTTTATCGTGGGCGGAGCGGACGGATTGGACGCCGGTATCAGGAATTCGGCGGATGAGGTTTTGGCGCTATCCGCACTGACGCTGCCGCATGGTTTGGCGCGGATACTGCTTGCGGAACAATTGTATCGCGCGGTATCCCTTATCAAGGGGCACCCCTACCACCGGGCGTAACAGCCTTGGACCGCAACATGTCTGAACCTGCGTGCGGCAATGGACTGCTCATTTAGTAGAACAGTATTATGATTAATAGCAATATTTCGTATTATTTGACGCTGACCCTTTAGGTGAACCCGCTCCAGCGGCCGAATAGGTTGGAAATAGAGTATTTTCCAGGACAATATGACTTTACCGGAGAATCGCATTTATCTTGCTTCCCGCAGTCCCCGCCGACGGGAGCTGTTGAAGCAGATTGGAGTAAATTTCGCAACGCTATTATTACGCGAAGCTATGCCCCGCATGGCGGATGTCGATGAAGCCTCAATGCCGGACGAAGCGCCGGAGATTTACACCTCACGTATCGCCCGGACAAAGGCCGGGACGGGGTGGATGCAGCTTATGCAGCGCAAGCTGCCACAACTTCCGGTGCTCGCTGCCGACACGGTAGTGGTGCTGAAGGGACGTATTTTTGGCAAGCCTGAGGACGCTGCTCATGCGCAAGAGATGCTGCGTGCCCTTTCGGGCCAGACTCATCGGGTATTGACTGCGGTCGCGGTGGCTGCGCAAAATGGAATACATGTGCGAACTTCCGCTTCCACGGTGCGATTTCGTCACATCAGCGAACGCGAAATTCGACTGTACCTTGCCAGCGACGAAGCGCATGACAAAGCGGGCAGCTATGCGATTCAGGGGATAGCGGCAGTTTTTATCGCGGAGATTTCCGGCAGTTATAGTGGTGTGATGGGGCTGCCGCTGTTCGAGACTGGCCAACTGCTGGAGGAATCCGGTATAAAAATATTTCCCTAAGTAAAAAAAGTAAAGATCAGTTGACGAAAAAAAGTCTGTGAGGGTCATGGCGCTCAACTGGAAAACGAACTCATAAAATGACGGTCATCTGCGGGATTCAGGAGTAATGACTAGCGAAATTCTTGTCAACGTCACGCCGCAGGAAACTCGTGTTGCCGTAATGGAGCAGGGTGCGGTGCAAGAGTTGCATATAGAGCGTACCAGTAGCCGTGGAATTGTAGGCAATATTTACAACGGGCGCGTCACCCGGGTATTGCCGGGAATGCAATCGGCTTTCGTCGATATCGGTCTGGATCGCGCCGCCTTCCTTCATCTGGCTGACATCTGGAGGCTGCGCCAAAGCGAAGATGCCGATAAGCCCATTGAAAGATTACTGTACGAGGGCAAGAATATTCTCGTTCAGGTCATCAAGGATTCCATCAGTACCAAAGGTGCACGACTATCCACTCAAGTGAGTATCGCCGGGCGGATGCTGGTGTATCTCCCGCAGGTGTCCCACATCGGGATTTCGCAGCGTATCGAGGATGAAACCGAGCGCAAGTTGCTGCGCGAAAAGCTAAAACACTTGCTGCCTCCGGGTGAAAAAGGGGGTTTTATTATTCGCACCATGGCGGAAGCCGCCAGTGAGCAGGACTTGCAGACAGATATCGATTATCTGTACAAGTTGTGGCACGACATTGAAGGGAAATCTTCAACCGGTATGCCCGGATTGCTCTATCAGGACCTGAATCTCAGCCATCGTGTATTGCGCGACTTCGTGAATGTTGGTACGGCGCGTATTCTGGTGGATTCACGCGAGACCTTTCAGAAGATGGTTGCTTTTGCGCGAGACTATATGGCCAATGTGACGGAACGCGTCGATCATTATGCCGGAGAGCGCCCATTATTTGATCTGTATGGTGTCGAAGATGAGATTGAAAAATGCCTGGCGCGACGGGTAAACCTTAAATCCGGCGGCTACCTGATCATCGACCAGACCGAGGCGCTCACCACAGTGGATGTCAACACCGGCGGATTCGTCGGTGTGCGCAGCTTCGACGACACCATTTTCAAAACCAACCTCGAAGCGGCGCAGGTCATCGCGCGTCAGTTGCGCCTGCGAAATCTGGGCGGTATTATTATTATTGATTTTATAGATATGGAAAGCGCGGAGCATAAGAATGCCGTGCTCGCCGAATTCAAAAAGTCACTGATGAAGGACCGGACGCGCATGACCGTCAATGGTTTCACCGCGCTCGGGTTGGTGGAAATGACACGAAAACGCACGCGGGAAAGCCTTGCCCATATTTTGTGCGAGACGTGTCCTACTTGCCAGGGCCGCAGCGAGGTCAGAACCGCGCAAACGATGTGTTACGAAATCCTGCGCGAATTATTGCGCGAATCCCGTCAATTTGACGCCCGCGAGTTTCGTATTCTGGCTTCACAACAAGTCATCGATCTATTCCTTGATGAGGAATCGCAAAGTCTGGCCCAACTGGGAGATTTTATCGCCAAGCCCATCAGTCTGCAGGTAGAAGCCGCTTATACGCAGGAACAATATGATGTCATTCTGATGTAGCGGTTGCTGGTGCCCTACACCGGAAATTCAGCAATCATCCGTTTCGTTCCCCGGCTTCGTCCTGCAGCACTTATTCAAGGTTCCCGATTTAGTGTCCTCCTTCCACAACCTCGATTTCAGGAGGTGCGACATGAGTGAATTCCTCGCTATCCTCATAGGCTAGATGTGTTGTTCCGGTGGCTTTGATCGCCGCACCGGCCACGAGTCCGGTAACGAAGGCAAACACCACGCTGAAAGTAATGCCGATCAGTTGAGCTGTTGCGATACCCGGCACCACCATGATGGCAATCAAGGCACCCAATAGTCCGGGCATCCCATGCAGATTATGGACACCGCAGGTGTCAACGATTTTGAAGCGCTTTTCCAATGCCGGTTGAATAAACACATACCCGATGACGCTAACAGCGCCCGCGAGCAGCCCGATTGCGAAAGCGCCTGAGGGGGATACGATATTGCATGTCGATCCAATTGCCACTCCCCCGGCCAGCGCCGCATTCGCCATGTCGACCATTGAAGTCTTGCCTTTGTGGAAGTACGTGCTCAGGAAATAGGTGCTGAGAGTGGCCCCGCAAAGCGCGAGCACGGTGTTGACCACCGTCTGCGGCATCTGCTCGAAAGGAACGATGGCGGTGGCGAAACTGGGCCAGAAAAGCCACAATACCATCGAACCAAGCATGGCGAAACGGTCAGAAGTCGCATCGGATTCGATCGGCTGGCTGCGTTGTCGCGGGGTGGTCAGCGCCAGGGATAGTCCCAAGCCAAAATAGGCGCCAAAGGCATGGATGATGACCGACCCGGCGGTATCCTGATAGCCCTCCGTCAAGCCCATCCCATTGTCGAGCACCAGGTATTCGTTCATCAGATACGCGGGAACCAGGAAAAACGCCAGTAAGGCATATTGGAAAACCCGTAGACGTCCAAGCACAGCACCCGTGGCAATCAATGCGGTCGCCACCGCGAATTCGGCAAAAAGCAGAGCCTTGACCGTATTTGGAGCAATTTCGTGTCCCAGGATTCCATTCGCGCGCAGCAGCATGTAAAAGGGAAGACCGACCGCCACCACCAGATAAGTGCCGGTCGTGGCGCCAAATCCATATCTTCGTACAAACACCATGAGAAAACCGAAACCTACCAGCAACATCGCCAGAATATGAATGACGTAGTTGTACTGAGCGACTTGCCGTGCCTCGCTAAGCTCGGGTCCAGCGCTCTCGCTCGCCCAGGCGCTGAAGCATAGAAGAAGCAGACTGACCGCACTACATAGCGTCAAGCAGAAGCTTTTCCTCATTTGACTCTCCCTTTTTTTTGCAGTTTATGGGGCCTACCCATGCAAGAGTGTGAACCTCAATAGCCTTAAATACAATAGGGATATAATGAATAACAGGAGCTCATTCCGAGCCATAAGCTATTGCTGCGAAAGGGAGACATACGGTGAGCCGGACCGTGCTGCGGAAGCCCGGTAGGTCAATTGCTCCGAAGCGAGTGGCAAATATTGGGGCGCCTTAATTATGAGCTGGAAAGCTCAAAGGGCAGAAGGATATAAGTTATCGCAAACTTTTTGGTTGGCTATTCCGGATCTACCGAACCGAATTGCTCTTATTCCTCATGCAAGGCCTTTCTCTATATCCGCCGCTATGGCGTGGTAGAGTGACCGCAAATTCGCCCGCATATTGCGAATGGTGCCGCTCACGCTCATCATTGAGGGAATACGTTTACCATGATGCTCAATTGGGCTGCCGATGTACTGAAGGTTGAATCCCAGCTTACTGAAATGGCTCGCCAGCCGTTCCTCCGTCAGGACGAACACAGTGTCGATTTCATTCAGTCGGGCCAGTTCAGTAGTGGCTAGATACAAACCGATCGGAATAAATGGAAAGCGTGGCTGGTTGGGTGTGCCAAAATCTTCACCCGAGATACCCACCGCGGTATTTGACTCACCTTTACGCCGGCGATAGCCCGCGATAACGGCGAGGCGCGACACCTCCGCGATATCGCGGCGTGACAGTTTCGCCGAATCGACGATGGATTTATCCAGCGTCGTGGCGCAGGTTTTCTCGAAGGGCAAAGGATAATGCGGATCCTCCGGTCGAGGGCGGACGATACGGGTGCAGCCGACAAACTCGCCTGTCTTGACACTGCGCATCAGGAGATGCAGCGAATAAGGGTCATGCTCATCGGTTTCAAGCCCATCCGATCGCACCGGTTCAAATTCCAGATCCTCACAATAAACTTGATGCCGTATTCGATAGACTTCATCTTTTAGCGCGTTTGAGAAAGCCGGGACGATTTCAAAGTACTGCTTAAAAATATTACCCAGGTTGAGTATATCGGATGAAACCAATTTGATCTCCTCGGCAAATTTAGTTTGGGGTGCTTCAGTTTGACCTATTCAAGTTTTTTCAGATAGTCCTTGGTAAAAATCTTGTCGGGCAGATCCCGCAGTTTCATTTCTGAATATTCGAGCACGGATTCCTCTCCCTTACGTAATGCATCTTCCATGACAAGGCGGGTGGGCCGTTGTTTGCCAAGTAGCATCTTGAAATCTTCGTAACGGGCGGTTTTGAGCAGGCGGTTGGACAGCGAATAGAACTCGGCGCGATACGGCCAGAAATTTGATTGCCGTACCCAATATAAGACTTTATGATATGTAACGCCCCGATCGACGCCAGTAAGTTCCAATACGTAATATTTGTCGCCATCAATGGTGTCGGTGCGTAAAATCGTAGCGTTGTAGTCGCCGGCAAAGTTTGCGCGCGCCAAATCCCCATTTGCTACTTGGCCGGTCAGCCGTTGGGATAATGATAAGCGTACTGGTTGCGAGATATCTGGCATGAATACCCACAGATCGCGTCCTTTCATCAGTATAATTTGACCGCGTTCGGAAGCGGGCTCGGTGGTCATCACCACGCTGTTTTCGTTACCCTTCGATAGAACCCGGTATTTACGCATATCTGCTACCTGGTCAGGTGCGGTAGTATTGATGTTGACGTCGACCTGAAAGCTCTCGCGCGGGAAACGTATCTGATCAGCCTTTTCCAGAATACTTTGAGCTAATTCCGCATCAGTAGACTCGGCGAACGCGGTGGATGCCAAAGAAACAAAAAGGGAAATTGCCGTTAATAAATACCGCGAAGGTTTTTTTTGCATTATGGTTTCCTCATTGTGGATGCCGTCTGCCCTTGCGGCTTCCTATTCTAGGATTGTTCCTGTAAAAATTTTTTGACTTGGCACGATTTCGAAGACTACACCTTTGATAAACAATAAGTCCAGCCAGGCATAGGCGTCACGTGAATGTTCTGGGTGGTGCATTCCTTGAGATAGCCGATCCATCTGTTAGTGATCAAGTCCATTCTTCTCAATCCGATCCGCTGTATGGATACCCTGTCGCTTGAGAGGGCTCATCCGCGGGATATATGCCCTGTCCATGGTCGGCGGACGAGCCGACCGCTAATTTTGCCCATAGCTCCGGCGTAGCCATTCTTCAAATTGATGAAGCATATTAACGGCCGTTTCAAGACAATCTTTACTTTTGCCGCCGTGACTGTTTTATGTCGATGCCGAAACCGCTGAAGGCGTATCGAAGACGATCTGATTGCGAGTGTCAGAATGACAATTAGGACGAGAAATTGACCATGATAATCGAGTGCTGTCGTGTGGGCGAAAATACCTCAGTCCAGGGTGCGGATTAAGTGGGGCGGATGGTGTACGCACGCAAATTTGGATATTCTGTATTCATCGCGGTACTGATCGCCCTGCCGCTGCGTTGCTTTGCCGAGCCTGCATCATCCAATTCGCTAACTCCCAATTTCCCCATCGGTGCAAGATCATCATCCAATTCACTGACAGATAAGACTGATGGGGAGCCTTTGTTCTTGTCCCTGTCTTTATCCCTATCCCCGCATCTAGTTCGCCAGACGGCCGACTCCATCGCTACCACTGTGGAAGGCAGCGCTGCTGCTGCGCATGAAGAGATTAATGGTGAGCCCTTGCTCATGCCGTTGTCTTACTCTCTGTCCCTGCCCCCAATCCCGTTGATAATCAAGGATAAGGAGCATAATGTAGTCGCGCAGGACAAAGAACAAAATAAAAGTGACATAGATGCGCGTGAGTCGCTATTCGGTGACGCTGAACCGGCAAAGGAGAAATTACCCCACGTGCCTGCCTGGAAAAAACTGGCGACTGGCTGGAGGGGGTTCTCTCAACTGGAAATTGCGGATAACTATAGTAGTCCAGAGCATTTCTCCAAAGCGAAGCTGCGAACCGAGCTGTCCCGCACCGGGCAATTCAACGAATACATGAAGTGGAAAATCAGTGGCCGCTTCGATTACGATGCCGCCTATGATCTCTCCAGTTTCTATCCTCCGGCGGTTCGGCAGGATCAACGCTACGATCTCTTTCTGCGCGAGAATTATCTGGATATTTCCGCCGGCAATTTCGATTTCCGTCTTGGCCGTCAACACGTGATATGGGGCGAAATGGTCGGATTGTTTTTCGCCGATGTTGTGTCAGCCAGGGATATGCGCGAGTTTATCCTCCCGTCGTTCGATATAATGCGTATTCCGCAGTGGGCGATGCGTGCCGAGTATACGAAGAATAATATACATGCCGAGGTATTGTGGATTCCGGTACCGACTATTGACGAGAGTGGCAAGCCGGGCGCCGATTTTTACCCTGGTCCGCTGCGAGGAACAGCCAATTTCCTTGCGGAAGATCGCTCCGGGCGCAACGTTGGCAACTCGAATTACGGACTTCGTTTATCGTATCTGAAAAACGGCTGGGATATGTCTGGGTTCTATTATCACAGCCTCGACGCCTCTCCCACGTTTTATCGTGTCAGCGGGGCCACCGAACCACTTGTCTTTCAGGCGCGACACGATAAGATTGATCAGGTTGGCGCAACTTTTGCGAAAGATTTTGGCTCAGTTGTATTGAAGGGTGAGCTGGTTTATACGGATGGACGCAAGTTTAACGTCACACGGCCTACCGCGATTGATGGTCTAACCAGGCAGAATATCCTCGATTACGTAATCGGTCTGGATTTCAGCCTGCCAGCCGAAACCCGCTTGAATCTGCAATTCTTTCAGCGAGCGTATTTCGGGCATGATCCGGACCTCATTGCGGATAAGAGGGAGAGCGGGGCAAGTATTCTGCTCAATGGCAAGATCTGGCACAAGCTTGAAGCGCAAGCCTTGGTCATCCACAGTCTGAATCGTAGCGACTGGATGTTTCGGCCGAGGCTGACCTGGAACTTCGAAAAGAACTGGCGTTGGGTACTGGGGGCAGATGTTTTTGGTGGGCAGCCTACCGGCTTGTTTGGCCGTTTCAACAATAACGATCGCGTCTATACCGAGATGCGCTATTCGTTCTGATGTCCCCCGCAAGCCGTATACAGCGCGTTGACCCATCATCCGGTTGAGCGTATATTCCAGATACAAAGATGGTTTAACCTAACTCCGGCAGTTGGACGGGGCGCAAAAAAACATATGGCACAAGATGTGTCATATGATAATTCCCTTCCAATACCTGTCATGCCTGATTATCCTCGCACTTGGCATCCGTGCAGCACATATTTCTTGCCAAGTGGGAGAATGATGCCTTGGTGGGGTTCTCCAGTTCGGACGCATGTCATCCTTTAATTACGATGAAGCTTTTTCCCGAAATATAGGCTGGCTAACCCGGCAGGAGCAGGCGCAACTGCGCTGCAAACGGGTAGCCATCGCCGGGCTGGGTGGTGTCGGCGGTGTCCATCTTCTGACGCTTTGCCGGCTGGGTATAGGCAAGTTCCATTTGGCCGATTTCGATACCTTTGATCTGGCCAACTGCAATCGCCAGGTGGGTGCGACTGTCAGCAACCTGGGCCTAGGCAAGCTTGAGGTCATGATCCGGCAGGCTCGGGATATCAATCCTGAGCTTGAAATCAAGGGATTTGCTGCCGGCGTGACCGCCGACAATCTGGATGAATTTCTGGAAGGTGTGGACATTTATGTCGATGGTCTGGATTTCTTTGCTTTCCAGGCTCGCCAACAGGTCTTCGCTGCTTGTGCGGCGAAAGGCATCCCCGCTGTTACCGCCGCCCCACTGGGCATGGGTGCGGCAGTGCTTA
This window encodes:
- a CDS encoding DUF1302 family protein, whose protein sequence is MVYARKFGYSVFIAVLIALPLRCFAEPASSNSLTPNFPIGARSSSNSLTDKTDGEPLFLSLSLSLSPHLVRQTADSIATTVEGSAAAAHEEINGEPLLMPLSYSLSLPPIPLIIKDKEHNVVAQDKEQNKSDIDARESLFGDAEPAKEKLPHVPAWKKLATGWRGFSQLEIADNYSSPEHFSKAKLRTELSRTGQFNEYMKWKISGRFDYDAAYDLSSFYPPAVRQDQRYDLFLRENYLDISAGNFDFRLGRQHVIWGEMVGLFFADVVSARDMREFILPSFDIMRIPQWAMRAEYTKNNIHAEVLWIPVPTIDESGKPGADFYPGPLRGTANFLAEDRSGRNVGNSNYGLRLSYLKNGWDMSGFYYHSLDASPTFYRVSGATEPLVFQARHDKIDQVGATFAKDFGSVVLKGELVYTDGRKFNVTRPTAIDGLTRQNILDYVIGLDFSLPAETRLNLQFFQRAYFGHDPDLIADKRESGASILLNGKIWHKLEAQALVIHSLNRSDWMFRPRLTWNFEKNWRWVLGADVFGGQPTGLFGRFNNNDRVYTEMRYSF
- the rlmH gene encoding 23S rRNA (pseudouridine(1915)-N(3))-methyltransferase RlmH: MKFLVCAVGHKMPQWIAAGFEEYRRRMPHEAGIELLEIKPEKRSGKKTEQLLAAEAARILAALPPRCRMVVMDERGKQLTTTKLADSVTEWMRNGGDTAFIVGGADGLDAGIRNSADEVLALSALTLPHGLARILLAEQLYRAVSLIKGHPYHRA
- the rsfS gene encoding ribosome silencing factor, producing MTPAKLVKTVVAALEEIKAHDIEVLDVTKITTLFDRMIIASGDSTRHTKAIANNVVEKVKAGGGMVYGVEGEQAGEWVLVDLGDMLVHIMQATVRAHYNLEELWAEAKKKKISKATAGAGESKDLLKPLVAKSSTVKPRKASIKSVSPVRKKSPNPGGAS
- a CDS encoding Maf family protein, translated to MTLPENRIYLASRSPRRRELLKQIGVNFATLLLREAMPRMADVDEASMPDEAPEIYTSRIARTKAGTGWMQLMQRKLPQLPVLAADTVVVLKGRIFGKPEDAAHAQEMLRALSGQTHRVLTAVAVAAQNGIHVRTSASTVRFRHISEREIRLYLASDEAHDKAGSYAIQGIAAVFIAEISGSYSGVMGLPLFETGQLLEESGIKIFP
- a CDS encoding ThiF family adenylyltransferase: MSSFNYDEAFSRNIGWLTRQEQAQLRCKRVAIAGLGGVGGVHLLTLCRLGIGKFHLADFDTFDLANCNRQVGATVSNLGLGKLEVMIRQARDINPELEIKGFAAGVTADNLDEFLEGVDIYVDGLDFFAFQARQQVFAACAAKGIPAVTAAPLGMGAAVLNFLPGGMSFNDYFCLDDGPEAEKPLRFLMGLAPARLQMGYLVDPSTVDLAHRKGPSTILACQLCAGVAATEALKILLGRGPVRSAPKGYHFDAYRNKLALTRRPGGNRHPLQRLVIALAKRKLGL
- the nadD gene encoding nicotinate-nucleotide adenylyltransferase; amino-acid sequence: MSDQLPDSGLKGTVSALWHSESVQAIESGVPLVGIFGGTFDPIHNGHLRVAEEIAETIGLRELRFVPAGIPRLRHAPAASLQHRAAIVGLAIRGNSRFVLDEREVRRHGVSYSVESLRELRREMGECVILCFIIGADAFMKLADWHSWRELFGLCHFIIVARPGYALASNRYALPQELEDECAQRWASSADSLKYTPSGLVFIAPTTLLDISATSIRAHIAAGKSVRYLMPDAAIDYIAANHLYSGGG
- a CDS encoding ammonium transporter gives rise to the protein MRKSFCLTLCSAVSLLLLCFSAWASESAGPELSEARQVAQYNYVIHILAMLLVGFGFLMVFVRRYGFGATTGTYLVVAVGLPFYMLLRANGILGHEIAPNTVKALLFAEFAVATALIATGAVLGRLRVFQYALLAFFLVPAYLMNEYLVLDNGMGLTEGYQDTAGSVIIHAFGAYFGLGLSLALTTPRQRSQPIESDATSDRFAMLGSMVLWLFWPSFATAIVPFEQMPQTVVNTVLALCGATLSTYFLSTYFHKGKTSMVDMANAALAGGVAIGSTCNIVSPSGAFAIGLLAGAVSVIGYVFIQPALEKRFKIVDTCGVHNLHGMPGLLGALIAIMVVPGIATAQLIGITFSVVFAFVTGLVAGAAIKATGTTHLAYEDSEEFTHVAPPEIEVVEGGH
- a CDS encoding outer membrane lipoprotein-sorting protein; its protein translation is MQKKPSRYLLTAISLFVSLASTAFAESTDAELAQSILEKADQIRFPRESFQVDVNINTTAPDQVADMRKYRVLSKGNENSVVMTTEPASERGQIILMKGRDLWVFMPDISQPVRLSLSQRLTGQVANGDLARANFAGDYNATILRTDTIDGDKYYVLELTGVDRGVTYHKVLYWVRQSNFWPYRAEFYSLSNRLLKTARYEDFKMLLGKQRPTRLVMEDALRKGEESVLEYSEMKLRDLPDKIFTKDYLKKLE
- the rng gene encoding ribonuclease G produces the protein MTSEILVNVTPQETRVAVMEQGAVQELHIERTSSRGIVGNIYNGRVTRVLPGMQSAFVDIGLDRAAFLHLADIWRLRQSEDADKPIERLLYEGKNILVQVIKDSISTKGARLSTQVSIAGRMLVYLPQVSHIGISQRIEDETERKLLREKLKHLLPPGEKGGFIIRTMAEAASEQDLQTDIDYLYKLWHDIEGKSSTGMPGLLYQDLNLSHRVLRDFVNVGTARILVDSRETFQKMVAFARDYMANVTERVDHYAGERPLFDLYGVEDEIEKCLARRVNLKSGGYLIIDQTEALTTVDVNTGGFVGVRSFDDTIFKTNLEAAQVIARQLRLRNLGGIIIIDFIDMESAEHKNAVLAEFKKSLMKDRTRMTVNGFTALGLVEMTRKRTRESLAHILCETCPTCQGRSEVRTAQTMCYEILRELLRESRQFDAREFRILASQQVIDLFLDEESQSLAQLGDFIAKPISLQVEAAYTQEQYDVILM
- a CDS encoding PEP-CTERM/exosortase system-associated acyltransferase, with protein sequence MVSSDILNLGNIFKQYFEIVPAFSNALKDEVYRIRHQVYCEDLEFEPVRSDGLETDEHDPYSLHLLMRSVKTGEFVGCTRIVRPRPEDPHYPLPFEKTCATTLDKSIVDSAKLSRRDIAEVSRLAVIAGYRRRKGESNTAVGISGEDFGTPNQPRFPFIPIGLYLATTELARLNEIDTVFVLTEERLASHFSKLGFNLQYIGSPIEHHGKRIPSMMSVSGTIRNMRANLRSLYHAIAADIEKGLA